A DNA window from Halomonas zincidurans B6 contains the following coding sequences:
- the fliN gene encoding flagellar motor switch protein FliN: MTDPKNPDQPHSDDDWASAMAEQTAEGDAAADDPWAAAFAEQEEAEHQVEEQPQPLPGNAQAAGDAVFKPLDGASGANGSMRDLEMIMDIPVKLTVELGRTRLTIKQLLELAQGSVIELDGLAGEPMDILINGYLIAQGEVVVVDDKYGIRITEIITPSERVQKLNR; the protein is encoded by the coding sequence ATGACTGACCCGAAGAACCCCGACCAGCCGCACTCCGACGACGATTGGGCAAGCGCCATGGCCGAACAGACTGCCGAAGGCGACGCTGCCGCCGACGACCCCTGGGCGGCGGCGTTCGCCGAGCAGGAAGAAGCCGAACATCAGGTCGAGGAACAGCCCCAGCCGCTACCCGGCAATGCCCAGGCCGCCGGCGACGCGGTGTTCAAGCCGCTCGACGGTGCGAGCGGTGCCAACGGCTCGATGCGCGATCTCGAGATGATCATGGACATCCCGGTCAAGCTGACCGTGGAACTGGGTCGCACCCGCCTGACCATCAAGCAGCTGCTGGAACTCGCCCAGGGCTCGGTCATCGAGCTCGACGGCCTCGCCGGCGAGCCGATGGACATCCTGATCAACGGTTACCTGATCGCCCAGGGCGAAGTCGTGGTGGTCGACGACAAGTATGGCATCCGCATTACCGAAATCATCACCCCCTCCGAGCGGGTTCAAAAGCTCAACCGATGA
- the fliO gene encoding flagellar biosynthetic protein FliO, translating to MNQTSATQDAAESIGSAQGDLMGLAVLGKTALALGLVIAVIFACSYLLRRINAARGRGDRHLKVVTSTAIGQRERVVIVEVEGTWLVLGVGGGQVTTLHELPAPSEPERAESASAEARSFAARFATALRANARGTLGRRDSRSGRGEDE from the coding sequence ATGAATCAGACTTCCGCAACCCAGGATGCGGCCGAGTCCATCGGCAGCGCACAAGGCGACCTGATGGGCCTCGCCGTGCTCGGCAAGACGGCGCTCGCGCTGGGGCTGGTGATCGCCGTGATCTTCGCCTGCAGCTATCTGTTGCGGCGCATCAACGCCGCACGCGGGCGAGGCGATCGTCATCTCAAGGTCGTGACCAGCACCGCCATCGGCCAACGCGAGCGGGTGGTCATCGTCGAGGTCGAGGGCACGTGGCTGGTGCTGGGTGTGGGCGGCGGTCAGGTCACGACGCTGCACGAACTGCCGGCACCCAGCGAACCCGAACGCGCTGAAAGCGCCTCTGCCGAAGCACGGAGCTTCGCCGCACGCTTCGCCACGGCGCTGCGCGCCAATGCGCGTGGCACGCTGGGACGGCGCGACAGCCGCTCCGGGCGTGGAGAGGACGAATGA
- the fliM gene encoding flagellar motor switch protein FliM, whose translation MAQDDLLSQDEIDALLKGVSGEEETPAQDSTAGSRVRPYDPATQHRVIRERLHALDIINERFARQFRMSLFNLLRRSADITVDSVRYQSYSDFARHIPVPTNINLIGMKPLRGTAMVVFPPNLVFMVVDNLFGGDGRFLTKSEGREFTHTEQRIIQRLLRLAIDAYHDAWKSVYPLEIDYIRSEMQVRFANITSSPNEIVVNSSFHLEVGNLSSDFQICMPYSMIEPIRDLLSGPLTDSNAEEDRHWGQRMAGEIKESQVELTADFADITTTLGRVMSLKEGDVLPIELPDIVATRVDGVPVMQCEYGSQHGQRALRVRRLIDHAASNAKFFAPGLTAAGAKESDND comes from the coding sequence ATGGCTCAAGACGATCTGCTCTCGCAGGATGAGATCGACGCCCTGCTCAAGGGCGTCAGCGGCGAGGAAGAGACCCCGGCCCAGGATTCGACGGCTGGCTCGCGCGTGCGTCCCTATGACCCGGCCACCCAGCATCGGGTCATTCGCGAGCGTCTGCATGCGCTGGACATCATCAACGAGCGCTTCGCCCGCCAGTTCCGCATGAGCCTGTTCAATCTGCTGCGGCGCAGTGCCGACATCACCGTCGATAGCGTGCGCTACCAGAGCTACAGCGATTTCGCACGGCACATTCCGGTCCCCACCAACATCAATCTGATCGGCATGAAACCGTTGCGCGGCACCGCCATGGTGGTCTTTCCGCCCAACCTGGTGTTCATGGTGGTCGACAATCTGTTCGGCGGCGACGGGCGCTTTCTGACCAAGTCGGAGGGTCGCGAGTTCACGCATACCGAGCAACGCATCATCCAGCGCCTGTTGCGGCTGGCGATCGACGCCTATCACGACGCCTGGAAGTCGGTCTACCCGCTGGAGATCGATTACATCCGCTCCGAAATGCAGGTGCGCTTCGCCAACATCACCAGCTCGCCCAATGAAATCGTGGTCAACAGCAGCTTCCATCTGGAAGTCGGCAACCTGTCCAGCGATTTTCAGATCTGCATGCCCTACTCGATGATCGAGCCAATCCGCGATCTGCTGTCGGGACCGTTGACCGACAGCAACGCCGAGGAGGACCGCCATTGGGGCCAGCGCATGGCCGGCGAGATCAAGGAATCCCAGGTGGAACTGACCGCCGACTTCGCCGACATCACGACCACTCTGGGCCGCGTGATGTCACTCAAGGAAGGCGACGTGCTGCCCATCGAGTTGCCGGACATCGTCGCCACCCGGGTCGACGGCGTACCGGTCATGCAGTGTGAATACGGCAGCCAGCATGGCCAGCGCGCGCTACGCGTGCGCCGTCTGATCGATCATGCGGCATCCAATGCCAAGTTTTTTGCTCCCGGCCTGACCGCCGCCGGCGCCAAGGAATCCGACAATGACTGA
- the fliR gene encoding flagellar biosynthetic protein FliR produces the protein MIEVTFDQLQGWIVAFLWPFMRLSAFLMAAPLWGHSSIPRQSKIALAAVLAYVIAPTLPPLPDVPIISWEGLGIMIEQTLIGVAIGLIMRIALAVVMAAGEYIGLQMGLAFATFFSPDTGTNTMVLSRFLYMITLLMLLAFNAHLVVIEILAESFRTLPIGIQALNPDAFEFIARYTSTIFTAGLLLALPVVAALLIINLSLGILNRAAPQLTIFSIGFPMTLTVGLVLIAVLMQDLGRFLEILFAQAVSTMREMLELLAS, from the coding sequence ATGATCGAGGTCACTTTCGACCAGCTGCAAGGCTGGATCGTCGCCTTCCTCTGGCCCTTCATGCGCCTATCCGCCTTCCTCATGGCGGCACCGCTGTGGGGGCATAGCAGCATACCCCGGCAGTCCAAGATCGCCCTGGCCGCTGTACTCGCCTATGTCATCGCGCCGACGCTGCCGCCTCTCCCCGACGTACCGATCATCTCCTGGGAAGGGCTCGGCATCATGATCGAGCAGACCCTGATCGGCGTGGCGATCGGTCTGATCATGCGCATCGCACTGGCCGTGGTGATGGCCGCCGGCGAGTATATCGGCCTGCAAATGGGTCTGGCCTTCGCCACCTTCTTCTCGCCGGATACCGGTACCAATACCATGGTTCTGTCGCGATTTCTGTACATGATCACGCTGCTCATGCTGCTGGCATTCAATGCCCATCTGGTGGTCATCGAGATTCTCGCCGAATCCTTTCGCACGCTGCCGATCGGCATACAGGCACTCAATCCCGACGCTTTCGAGTTCATCGCTCGCTACACCAGCACCATCTTTACCGCAGGGCTACTGCTCGCCCTGCCAGTGGTCGCGGCGCTGCTGATCATCAATCTGTCACTGGGGATTCTCAACCGCGCCGCACCGCAGCTGACGATCTTTTCGATTGGCTTTCCCATGACGCTGACCGTGGGACTGGTGCTGATCGCGGTACTGATGCAGGATTTAGGGCGCTTTCTGGAGATACTGTTCGCCCAGGCTGTTTCGACGATGCGCGAGATGCTCGAGCTGCTGGCCAGCTAA
- the fliP gene encoding flagellar type III secretion system pore protein FliP (The bacterial flagellar biogenesis protein FliP forms a type III secretion system (T3SS)-type pore required for flagellar assembly.): protein MNFLRPIQEPARARDALASWRLVVLLLLATLALVSPQALAQSVPGLTSQTLAGGGQQWSLSLQTFLLLSSMAFLPALLLMMTSFTRIIIVLGLLRTAMGTASAPPNQVLLGIALFLTFFIMSPVLQQVYDQAWQPFSDQQINFDVFLEQASQPFREFMLAQTREPDIALFARLADAGTFQGPEDVPMSVLLPSFVTSELKTAFQIGFTIFIPFLIIDLVVASVLMSLGMIMVPPATISLPFKLMLFVLVDGWQLLIGSLAESFYF from the coding sequence ATGAATTTTCTGCGTCCAATCCAGGAGCCCGCTCGAGCGCGAGATGCCCTCGCCAGCTGGCGGCTCGTCGTCCTGCTGCTATTGGCCACGCTGGCCCTCGTCTCGCCGCAGGCGCTGGCCCAGTCGGTGCCCGGGCTGACCAGCCAGACTCTCGCAGGCGGCGGCCAGCAGTGGTCGCTGAGCCTGCAGACCTTCCTGCTGCTCAGCTCGATGGCCTTTTTGCCGGCCCTTCTGCTGATGATGACCAGCTTCACCCGGATCATCATCGTGCTCGGCCTGTTGCGCACCGCCATGGGCACCGCGTCGGCGCCGCCCAATCAGGTACTGCTGGGTATCGCGCTGTTCCTGACGTTTTTCATCATGTCGCCGGTGCTTCAGCAGGTCTACGACCAGGCCTGGCAGCCATTCTCCGACCAGCAGATCAACTTCGACGTGTTCCTCGAGCAGGCCAGCCAGCCGTTTCGCGAGTTCATGCTGGCCCAGACCCGCGAGCCGGACATCGCCCTGTTCGCGCGGCTGGCCGATGCCGGCACGTTCCAGGGCCCCGAGGACGTGCCGATGAGCGTGCTGCTGCCCTCGTTCGTGACCAGCGAACTCAAGACCGCCTTTCAGATCGGCTTTACGATCTTCATCCCGTTTTTGATCATCGACCTGGTGGTTGCCAGCGTGCTGATGTCGCTGGGGATGATAATGGTACCGCCGGCAACCATCTCGCTGCCGTTCAAGCTGATGCTGTTCGTGCTGGTCGACGGCTGGCAACTGCTGATCGGCTCGTTGGCCGAAAGCTTCTACTTTTGA
- the fliQ gene encoding flagellar biosynthesis protein FliQ, producing MTPEMVMSMAYQGMKVTLYLAAPLLLTALAVGLLVSLFQAATQINETTLSFIPKILGVFAALVLAGPWLIQLIVQFTTELFKNIPYMLG from the coding sequence ATGACACCGGAAATGGTGATGAGCATGGCTTACCAGGGCATGAAAGTGACCCTTTACCTGGCCGCGCCACTGCTGCTGACGGCGCTGGCCGTCGGTCTGCTGGTCAGCCTGTTCCAGGCCGCCACGCAGATCAACGAGACGACCCTGTCTTTCATTCCCAAGATTCTCGGGGTCTTTGCCGCCCTGGTACTGGCCGGCCCCTGGCTGATCCAACTGATCGTTCAGTTCACCACTGAACTGTTCAAGAACATCCCGTACATGCTCGGGTAG